The nucleotide sequence CAAGCTTCAGTGTAAAATGCCGTATCGGTGCCAACATGATTTGGGATGCAGAAAAAAAAGGCATTCTTAAAGAAGGTGTTGAGCTTGTAGAACCTACCAGTGGTAATACTGGGATTGCTCTGGCTTATGTTGCAGCAGCTCGTGGCTACAAATTAACACTGACGATGCCAGATACCATGAGTGTAGAACGCCGTAAATTACTCAAAGCATTAGGTGCTAATTTAGTGCTGACTGAAGGCGCAAAAGGCATGAAAGGTGCCATTGATAAAGCCAATGAAATTCGTGATAGCGATCCTAAGCGTTACCTTTTACTACAACAATTTAGTAATCCAGCTAACCCTGAAATTCATGAAAAAACCACAGGCCCTGAAATCTGGAATGATACTGATGGTGAAGTAGGTGCTGTTATTGCTGGCGTCGGCACTGGTGGTACTATTACGGGTATTGGTCGCTATTTGAAAAAGACACAAGGTAAAGCGGTAACAATGGTTGCTGTTGAACCAGTAGGCTCCCCTGTTATAACTCAAGCTCTCGCAGGTGAAGAAATAAAACCAGGTCCACATAAAATCCAAGGTATCGGAGCTGGCTTTATTCCTGAAAACCTAGATTTATCGTTACTGGATCGTGTTATTCAAATCACTAACGAAGAAGCCTTTGATACTGCTCGTGAACTGATGACTAAAGAAGGTATTCTTGCGGGCATTTCTTCAGGTGCAGCTATTGCAGCAGCAGTAAAACTCGCAAAAGAACCAGAATTTGCAAATAAAGAAATTGTGGTTATTTTACCTTCTTCAGGTGAACGTTATTTAAGCACCCCACTTTTTGCTGACATTTCTGACAGCTAAATCGCGTCATCTCAATTGTAAAATATTTATTAAAAAAGCACCTCAATGGTGCTTTTTTTGTGGTAGAGATCAAAGTTTGTTATCCAGACAGGTGATTTATTTCTTCGAGTTTAGTATTTAATCAATTAATTATTTCGAAGGTCGAAATTAATCAGAAAATAACCGAGATGACAAAACGAACTCTTTTATCTTTCTGAACACTATTTTTATCAGATGACGCTTTACGGCTTAATATTATCTGATATTGCTACGCAAAGCAGGACAAATTCATCTACACTTACTAAGTCCTGACTTAATGTGAACAATTGAGTTATAAAAGGAAAAAATCCTATGTACCAGCAAGAAGTTACTATTACAGCACCAAACGGCTTACATACTCGTCCTGCGGCACAATTTGTAAAAGAAGCCAAAACATTTTCTTCTGATATCACGCTTATCTCTAGCGGTAAATCTGCCAGCGCTAAGAGCCTTTTCAAATTACAAACTTTAGGCTTAACCCAAGGTACTGTTGTAACTATCTCTGCTGAAGGCGAAGATGAAAAACAAGCTGTTGAAGCATTGGTAAAATTAATGGCGGAATTAGAGTAATTCGCAATTAAGCATTAACGCACTATTTATTCCCCTGAAACCATTCAGGGGAGTTAATTTCAATGATGATTTTAAAACAACAGTATTTTGCAATCCTATTCTTTTAAGATTATCACCAGCAAGTCGTAGGATAAATTATGATTTCAGGAATTTTAGCGTCACCCGGTATCGCATTTGGTCAAACCCTTCTCCTCAAAGAAGAACCCATCATCATTAGCCAACGTAAGATCCAAAGTGATGAAATTGAAAATCAAATCGAACGCTTTAAAGACGGTCGTAACAAATCTGCACAACAACTAGAAATTATTAAAGAGCGTGCTGAAAAGA is from Proteus columbae and encodes:
- the cysK gene encoding cysteine synthase A — encoded protein: MSKIFEDNSQTIGHTPLIRLKHFGNGNILAKVESRNPSFSVKCRIGANMIWDAEKKGILKEGVELVEPTSGNTGIALAYVAAARGYKLTLTMPDTMSVERRKLLKALGANLVLTEGAKGMKGAIDKANEIRDSDPKRYLLLQQFSNPANPEIHEKTTGPEIWNDTDGEVGAVIAGVGTGGTITGIGRYLKKTQGKAVTMVAVEPVGSPVITQALAGEEIKPGPHKIQGIGAGFIPENLDLSLLDRVIQITNEEAFDTARELMTKEGILAGISSGAAIAAAVKLAKEPEFANKEIVVILPSSGERYLSTPLFADISDS
- the ptsH gene encoding phosphocarrier protein Hpr, which translates into the protein MYQQEVTITAPNGLHTRPAAQFVKEAKTFSSDITLISSGKSASAKSLFKLQTLGLTQGTVVTISAEGEDEKQAVEALVKLMAELE